acacccccagccATCCAGGCACACGTGCAGCGAGCTGTGTTGGTGCTCAGGGCCGCCTGTATTTACAGCTGCCAACCGCCCCGTCTCCAGGCGGTCGGGTACACGCTGGGGGAAGGCAAGCATGcgggaggggacaggggacgGGGCTCGGGGAAGGGGACAGGGGAGGGTGGCTCTGGCCCCCACCGCGCTGGTGGCCCCCTCCCGAGGAGGTGCCGGCCACTCGCTGCCGTTGGGGTTTGCCATCCGTGCCGCGAGAAGCACCTCCTGGGCTTGTCCTTGAGCCCCTCGCCGCTGTTTTCCGTGCGCCGCTTGGCCGCTAGCCGCTGTGGAGagagcaggatcaggcccccgCACCCAGCACCGCTCGCCCCTGGCCTCttctgccccccctccccgcccccggtcccagcccagcaggctcccgccccagcccccctcACCTGGGGTTCTTCAGGGTGGACGTGTACTGCTCCATGATCTTCTGCACCGAGCGCTGGATCTCCTCCGTGTTGATTTTGCCTGGTGGGACGGAGCAGCGAGGCGTGAGCCGGGCTGGGTGCCGGCTGGGATGGTGGCCCCCACCGTGacagggtgtgggggggtgttcCCAAagcaagcccccccccccccaggactcACCCATATTCCCGAAGATGCCCTGGTTCCTCAGAGCATCCGCGTAGGAGCCCGTGCTGGCGAAGGGTCCCGGCCGCCCGCCGCTCGCCAGCACCCGCGAGCCTGTGATGTCGAAGAAGGTGTCCATCTGCGGAGGGGAGCGGGTGGTGGAGGTCAGCACTGGCGCTGCTGCCCCGCGTGACACGGCACCCCTGGGCGAAGGGGGCCTGAGGGTGCTGCGGCGGCTCGTCCCTGCCCGGGGTGCGCCCGCGGCCGTGCAGAAGCATGCGTGCAGAAGCGCGTTTGCAAAAGGTGCGTGGGCAGAAGCGCGTGTGCAAAAGGAAATGCGCGTGCGAAGGTGGTTTTGCAGAAGTGTGTGTGCAAAAGAAAGATGCACGTGCAACGTTGCACATGCAAAAGATGGACGTGCTCAGCCTTGTGTGCTCCCGGCACAGCCACGGAGGATGCCCGGGGCCGTGCCCCcgccccagcagctccctcaCCTTGGTGCCCATGCAGATGTTGAGCTGGTCCTTGAAGTACCCAGCCTGCGCAGCGGCTTTGCTCTTCTCCTCCAACTCCTTGCCAAGCTGCTCCTTCTCCGCCAACagcttcttcttctcctcctggcCGCTCTTGACCTGTTTCTCGATGTCCTGCAGCCGCTTCTCCAGGTCCTGCTTCTCCCTGGAGCAGTTGATGCGACACTGGAGCACGTTCATGTCGCAGACGCTTTTCCCCACGTACTTGGTCTCCCGATCCTGCTGCCAGAGGAAAAGCCCCTCCGTCCGCTGCGTCAACCGGTTGAGCTGCTCGTGGACGGTGCTGCAGCTGTACGGGCTCAGCATGTCCTTGATGCGCTGGAAGGAGTAGCTCATGTCGGACCTCAAGGTACCGCACTCGTGCTTCAGCAGCTCCAGGTTGGTTTTGGTGGACTCGCAGACCGTCTTGGTGGTGAGCAGGTCCTgctggcagctctcctgctcctgggTGGCTTTGGTCAGCATGGTGCCCGATTTGTGGCAGTTGTCCTCCAGCTCCTTCTTGGCCAGGGCTGTCTGGTCCAGCTTGCTCCGCAGCAGCGCCTTCTCGGCTGCATGGGGCCGGGGGGTACAATGCAGAGTTGGGGTGCGtggttttcccccccccagtcccccagtTCCCACCCTGCATCTCGGGGTGACACCCCTGCCTGGCCCGGGGATGGGGCAGAcccccagcacaggctgtgcTGGGTCCCccgaggggtgctgggggtccccgggggctgggaggggggtgcccagggtggggggcagctggggggggtcccttaCCGCTGCAGCTGGCGTTGATGAGGCTGATGGTCATGTGGCACTCGTCCAGCTTCGTCTTCTGGTAGAAGATGATCTTCATCATCTCCTGCAGCTgaggtggagggagggagggaggaagaagagggggaTCAGAGCGTCCTGCAAGGACCCCCCCGGCACtgcctcgccccccccccccccgggtggtGGTGAgggtgccaggggctgggggcaggctGTGAGATTGGAACCCCCTCAGCCgggggctgccagggctgggaggagagggccccccccccccccccgggggccgTGGGGGGGCACGTTGGCATCACCAGTGGGCTCTGCCCCCCCGCACCCTCTTGTCCATCCCCGCCGAAGCTCGCGGGGGTGAAGCGAGGTCCCGGCTCCTTGCAGCAGCAcccggggaggcggcggggggggtggtggtggtggtggtggtggtggggctcACCTTGGGGATGGGGTTGGGGGCCTGGGTGCTGTTGCACTTATCCAGGTCCCGTTGCACCTTCTGGGCGAGGACCTGCAGCCCTTGCTTCTCCTTGAGGGTGGCGTTGAGGGTGCGCGTGAGGTTCATGTTCCTCCCGCTGAGGGTGATGATCTTGTTGTAACgatcctgcagctgctcctccagcagccggAGGTGCGTGTCGGTGCCCGCCTGCGCGTTGCCGTACACCATGAACAGCACCAGCCCCAGGATGATGAGGAACTGGATGAGGGAGGTGAAGAGGAAGATATACTTCACGTAAAAACCGCAGTCCCGCTTGGGTATCGCCTCCTTGGCTTCCAGACCAAACTTGGCCATGGCGTAGCTGCTCTTCTCCATCCCGCCGATACTCTGCGCACCCCACCCCGCGGCAACCCCTTTCAACGGGGCCGCGCCAGGGCGGAGCTCGCTCCCGCCGCCGTGTTTATATTGCTCTATTTAATATTTCCTTCTGCTGGGCTCCTTCCTGCCTCTCCGGATGCCTCAGACCCGCCGGGTTATCACGACGCAGCTTCTGTTTGCAGGAGGACTATTGTTTCCAGTTGCTAACAGACGGGGGCGAAGCCTGGgaccccgctccccccgcccctgtGCCAGGGCCCGGTGCTTTCCTGGGACCGGCTCTCACCCCGAAATAGCCCCCGGCACGGTGGGCGCCGGGGATGCCCGAGGAATGAGTCCCCGGGGACGGGCAGGGTGGGCTGGCGCTCGCTGGTGGGGCGATGGAGGAGGATCCCGCTGCCCGCACTGGGCACCCCGGGTTGGTCCTGGCGCCGTGTCCTCGTGGTGGGACAGCGGCATGGGAGCCACTGCCAGACCCTGCTGCTCACCAGGTCGGTGGCGTGCGGGGACTGATGCTCCACGTCCGCTCTCCTGCGCCTTGCAGGCAGCTCacaggcaggggaaggatgcGGCCAGGCTCTGGCTTGCAGGTAGGGTGCcagcgggctggggagggtgaTGTGGGGCTGCGGGATGGAGCCACCGGTGGGAACCTGCAGCTGCCGTCACCCCGCAGAGCCACCATCCTGTGCGGGGCACGGGGAGCCGGTCCTGGTCCCTGTCCCCCCGCTGGGGACATCTCTGCtgggcagagagcagctggggcGAGGGGGGAGCAAGGGGCAAATCCGGACCTCTCCGTGCCCAGGTGCAGCACCGCTGGGTCCCCAGGCCGCCGAGGAAGCCCCGGCCGAGCACGTGGAGCacgggcggccccggccccgtgCGAGGACGGTCACTGTGCCAGCAGCGCTGCCACAGCGGCTCAGCCCAGCCGGGCACGGACGGAGGGAGCTGCGGGTTTGCAGCCGTCTCCACTGTCCCCATCCAAGTCTGGGGTCCCCTGGGCCCCGTGCTGGGCTGAGAGGGGGAGCCTGGGGGGGCGAGGGCTGGCtgggggacaggctggggaTGTGGAGGGGGGTCCTCAGTGCAGGGAGAAGGGGCCCCGTTGGGTGCGGGCAGCGCCGTGGCAGGGACCGAAGGGTGCGGGGATGCTGCCTGTCCGACCCCCAGCGCCGGCGACCACAGACAGGGCGTCTGGGCTGCAGGGCCCGCGTCCCCGGGGCTGCGCTGAGCCGAACCCTGTTCGGATCCCGGCCACGGCCATCGCCACCCCGTCCCCATCCCGCTGGAGCCCTGGGCTGTGGTGGAGGGGCCGGCTGTGCTCAGGACCaccaacccccccacccccccagctctgcaggatgcccagccagggaagggggggtctggctggggggggcccgAGGTGTGGGGCCGCGCCGGGCGCTGACCCCGAGTCGCTCGCCGTTTCCTGCCTTCTGGCTGCGCCGCGGTCCCTGGGGACCGGGAAGTGTCTGGGATGGCTGGGATGGTGTCGGTCCTGAATCCATTCTCAGCTACTGCCGTTTCCTTCCTGAGCTGGAAATAACGGTGAGTcacccccccagctccccccagctctgccggACCCCTGACCCCGGGACCCCGGTGTGCCGGTGGCTTCACTGGTCGGATGCTCCCTCTGGCAGCCCCCCCCAAGGGCTCCCCGCAG
This window of the Grus americana isolate bGruAme1 chromosome 28, bGruAme1.mat, whole genome shotgun sequence genome carries:
- the PLVAP gene encoding plasmalemma vesicle-associated protein, producing MEKSSYAMAKFGLEAKEAIPKRDCGFYVKYIFLFTSLIQFLIILGLVLFMVYGNAQAGTDTHLRLLEEQLQDRYNKIITLSGRNMNLTRTLNATLKEKQGLQVLAQKVQRDLDKCNSTQAPNPIPKLQEMMKIIFYQKTKLDECHMTISLINASCSAEKALLRSKLDQTALAKKELEDNCHKSGTMLTKATQEQESCQQDLLTTKTVCESTKTNLELLKHECGTLRSDMSYSFQRIKDMLSPYSCSTVHEQLNRLTQRTEGLFLWQQDRETKYVGKSVCDMNVLQCRINCSREKQDLEKRLQDIEKQVKSGQEEKKKLLAEKEQLGKELEEKSKAAAQAGYFKDQLNICMGTKMDTFFDITGSRVLASGGRPGPFASTGSYADALRNQGIFGNMGKINTEEIQRSVQKIMEQYTSTLKNPSG